A stretch of the Massilia sp. W12 genome encodes the following:
- the rplO gene encoding 50S ribosomal protein L15, protein MELNTIKPADGAKHAKRRVGRGIGSGLGKTAGRGHKGQKSRSGGFHKVGFEGGQMPLQRRLPKRGFKSLAADFKAEVRLGDLNALPVEEIDLLALKQAGLVGVLARNVRVINTGELSKKVVLKGLAATAGAKAAIEALGGSVA, encoded by the coding sequence ATGGAATTGAATACTATCAAACCCGCCGACGGCGCCAAGCACGCTAAGCGTCGCGTTGGTCGTGGCATCGGCTCCGGTCTGGGCAAGACCGCTGGCCGTGGTCACAAAGGTCAAAAATCGCGTTCCGGCGGCTTCCACAAAGTCGGCTTTGAAGGCGGTCAAATGCCTTTGCAACGCCGTCTGCCGAAGCGTGGCTTCAAATCGCTGGCTGCGGATTTCAAAGCCGAAGTGCGTCTGGGCGACCTGAACGCGCTGCCGGTTGAGGAAATCGATCTGTTGGCGCTGAAGCAAGCTGGCCTGGTTGGCGTGCTGGCGCGCAACGTGCGTGTGATCAACACCGGCGAATTGAGCAAGAAAGTTGTGCTCAAAGGTCTGGCGGCGACCGCAGGCGCGAAAGCAGCCATCGAAGCCCTCGGCGGCTCGGTCGCCTGA
- the rplF gene encoding 50S ribosomal protein L6 translates to MSRVAKMPIALPAGAEVAITDQAITVKGPLGSLTQTLNGLVKVQNTNGTLTFDVANDSREANAMSGTIRALVNNMVIGVTKGFERKLTLVGVGYRAQAQGDKLNLSLGFSHPIAYALPAGIKAETPTQTEILIKGIDKQRVGQVAAEVRAYRSPEPYKGKGVRYVDEVVKLKETKKK, encoded by the coding sequence ATGTCTCGTGTAGCTAAAATGCCGATTGCACTGCCAGCGGGCGCCGAAGTGGCCATCACTGACCAGGCAATCACTGTGAAGGGCCCTCTGGGCTCTCTGACTCAGACCTTGAACGGTCTGGTCAAGGTGCAAAACACCAATGGCACGTTGACTTTCGACGTCGCCAATGACAGCCGTGAAGCAAACGCCATGTCCGGCACCATCCGTGCGCTGGTGAACAACATGGTGATTGGCGTCACCAAAGGCTTCGAGCGCAAGCTGACGCTGGTAGGCGTGGGTTATCGTGCCCAAGCTCAAGGCGACAAGCTGAACCTGTCCCTGGGCTTCTCGCATCCGATCGCGTATGCGCTGCCGGCAGGTATCAAGGCTGAAACCCCGACGCAGACCGAAATCCTGATCAAGGGTATCGACAAGCAGCGCGTGGGCCAAGTTGCTGCTGAAGTTCGTGCTTACCGCAGTCCTGAGCCGTATAAGGGCAAGGGCGTCCGCTATGTGGATGAAGTGGTCAAGCTGAAAGAAACGAAGAAGAAGTAA
- the rpmJ gene encoding 50S ribosomal protein L36, with translation MKVLASVKRICRNCKIIKRKGVVRVICTEPRHKQRQG, from the coding sequence ATGAAAGTTCTCGCATCAGTAAAGCGGATTTGCCGCAACTGCAAAATCATCAAGCGCAAAGGCGTGGTGCGTGTTATTTGCACCGAGCCGCGTCATAAGCAGCGCCAAGGTTGA
- the rplR gene encoding 50S ribosomal protein L18, with the protein MDKKESRLRRGRQTRLKIAELKVNRLSVHRTNLHIYANLIAPDARVLVSASTLEAEVRAELAGKSGAGGNVAAAALVGKRVAEKALKAGITEVAFDRSGFRYHGRVKALADAAREAGLKF; encoded by the coding sequence ATGGATAAGAAAGAATCACGCCTGCGTCGCGGACGTCAAACCCGTCTGAAAATCGCAGAATTAAAGGTGAATCGCCTGTCGGTGCATCGTACCAATCTGCATATCTATGCAAACCTGATCGCTCCTGACGCCCGCGTGCTGGTGTCGGCTTCCACACTGGAAGCTGAAGTGCGCGCAGAGCTGGCCGGCAAGTCCGGCGCAGGCGGCAACGTAGCTGCAGCCGCACTGGTTGGCAAGCGCGTCGCTGAAAAAGCGCTGAAGGCAGGGATTACCGAGGTCGCATTTGACCGTTCCGGTTTCCGTTATCACGGTCGTGTCAAAGCATTGGCAGATGCTGCGCGCGAAGCCGGTCTGAAGTTCTAA
- the rpsE gene encoding 30S ribosomal protein S5, with protein sequence MAKMQAKMQGDKPDDGMREKMIAINRVTKVVKGGRIMGFAALTVVGDGDGRIGMGKGKSKEVPVAVQKAMEEARRNLKKVPLKNGTLQHSVTGHHGASRVMISPAKAGTGVIAGGAMRAIFEVMGVTDVVAKSIGSSNPYNMVRATLNGLLQMSTPAEIAAKRGKSVEEILG encoded by the coding sequence ATGGCAAAAATGCAGGCAAAAATGCAAGGCGACAAGCCCGATGATGGCATGCGCGAAAAGATGATCGCGATCAACCGCGTGACCAAAGTGGTCAAGGGTGGTCGTATCATGGGTTTCGCTGCTTTGACCGTGGTAGGCGATGGCGATGGCCGTATCGGCATGGGCAAAGGCAAGTCGAAAGAAGTGCCGGTGGCTGTGCAAAAGGCGATGGAAGAAGCCCGCCGCAATCTGAAAAAGGTGCCGCTCAAAAACGGTACGCTGCAACACTCTGTGACCGGTCACCATGGCGCTTCGCGCGTGATGATCAGCCCGGCAAAGGCTGGTACCGGCGTGATCGCGGGCGGTGCAATGCGCGCGATCTTTGAAGTGATGGGCGTGACTGACGTGGTGGCGAAGTCTATCGGTTCCTCCAATCCGTACAACATGGTGCGCGCAACCCTGAATGGTTTGCTGCAAATGAGTACGCCGGCTGAAATCGCTGCCAAGCGCGGCAAATCGGTCGAAGAAATTCTGGGCTGA
- the rpmD gene encoding 50S ribosomal protein L30: MANTIKVKLVKGLIGTQQSHRATVRGLGLRRLNSVSELEDTPAVRGMINKVSYLVKVVA, from the coding sequence ATGGCAAATACTATCAAGGTTAAATTGGTCAAGGGTCTGATCGGCACGCAGCAATCGCATCGCGCTACCGTTCGTGGTCTGGGTTTGCGTCGTCTGAATTCGGTTTCCGAGCTGGAAGACACTCCCGCAGTGCGCGGCATGATCAATAAAGTGTCCTATCTGGTCAAGGTTGTTGCTTAA
- the rpsN gene encoding 30S ribosomal protein S14, producing the protein MAKLALINREQKRADLVKKYAGKRAALKAIIDDQSKTEEERYEARLKLQTLPRNANPTRQRNRCAVTGRPRGTFRKFGLARNKLREFAMRGEIPGLTKASW; encoded by the coding sequence ATGGCAAAACTGGCACTGATTAATCGTGAACAAAAGCGCGCAGACCTGGTGAAGAAGTATGCCGGCAAGCGGGCAGCTTTGAAGGCCATCATCGATGACCAATCAAAGACGGAAGAAGAGCGTTACGAAGCGCGCCTGAAGCTGCAAACCCTGCCGCGCAACGCTAACCCGACCCGCCAGCGCAATCGTTGCGCCGTCACCGGTCGTCCGCGTGGGACTTTCCGCAAGTTCGGTCTGGCCCGCAATAAACTCCGTGAATTCGCCATGCGTGGTGAAATTCCCGGTCTGACCAAAGCAAGCTGGTAA
- the rpsH gene encoding 30S ribosomal protein S8 → MSMSDPIADMLTRIRNAQSVKKASVSMPSSKLKVAIAKVLKDEGYIEDFAVAVDGGKSELKIGLKYYVGRAVIERLERVSRPGLRIYKGKDEIPTVLNGLGVAIVSTPKGVMTDRKARATGVGGEVICYVA, encoded by the coding sequence ATGAGTATGAGCGATCCTATCGCCGATATGCTGACCCGTATCCGTAATGCACAAAGCGTGAAGAAGGCTTCGGTTTCCATGCCGTCGTCCAAACTGAAGGTTGCAATTGCCAAAGTCCTGAAGGACGAGGGTTACATCGAAGATTTCGCCGTGGCTGTTGATGGCGGTAAATCCGAGTTGAAAATCGGTTTGAAATACTATGTTGGCCGTGCTGTCATCGAACGCCTTGAGCGCGTGTCCCGTCCGGGGCTGCGTATCTACAAGGGCAAAGATGAGATCCCGACCGTTTTGAATGGCTTGGGCGTGGCTATCGTTTCCACTCCGAAGGGCGTGATGACTGACCGCAAGGCGCGCGCTACCGGGGTTGGTGGCGAAGTGATTTGCTACGTCGCTTGA
- the rpoA gene encoding DNA-directed RNA polymerase subunit alpha, whose translation MQNSLLKPRIIDVETLGPGHAKVVMEPFERGYGHTLGNALRRVLLSSMIGFAPTEVTIAGVVHEYSTLDGVQEDVVDLLLNLKGVVFKVHNRESVTLTLKKEGEGAVLASDIDLPHDVELINPEHVIAHLTTGGKLDMTIKVEKGRGYVPGNVRRLSEDANKTIGRIILDASYSPVRRVSYAVESARVEQRTDLDKLIIDIETNGVISPEEAIRQSARVLVDQLTVFAALEGTETTTEAPSRAPMVDPILLRPVDDLELTVRSANCLKAENIYYIGDLIQRTENELLKTPNLGRKSLNEIKEVLASRGLTLGMKLENWPPAGLEK comes from the coding sequence ATGCAAAACAGTCTGCTGAAACCCCGCATTATCGACGTTGAAACCTTAGGCCCCGGCCACGCCAAAGTGGTGATGGAGCCGTTTGAACGCGGCTATGGCCACACCCTGGGCAATGCCCTGCGCCGTGTGCTGCTGTCCTCCATGATCGGTTTTGCGCCGACCGAAGTGACAATCGCCGGCGTGGTGCATGAATATTCCACTCTGGACGGCGTGCAGGAAGACGTGGTTGACCTGCTGCTGAACCTGAAGGGCGTGGTGTTCAAGGTGCACAATCGCGAGTCCGTCACCCTGACCCTGAAGAAAGAAGGCGAAGGCGCGGTGCTGGCTTCCGACATCGATCTGCCGCACGACGTGGAACTGATCAATCCGGAACACGTGATTGCCCACCTGACCACCGGCGGCAAGCTGGACATGACCATCAAGGTCGAAAAAGGTCGCGGCTATGTGCCGGGCAATGTGCGCCGTCTGTCTGAAGACGCCAACAAAACCATTGGCCGCATTATCCTGGATGCATCCTACTCGCCGGTGCGCCGCGTATCCTACGCTGTCGAATCCGCCCGTGTGGAACAGCGCACCGATCTGGACAAGCTGATCATCGACATTGAAACCAATGGCGTGATTTCGCCGGAAGAAGCAATTCGCCAATCCGCGCGCGTGCTGGTCGATCAGCTGACCGTGTTTGCAGCGCTGGAAGGCACGGAAACCACCACCGAAGCGCCGTCCCGCGCGCCGATGGTTGATCCTATCCTGCTGCGTCCGGTGGACGATCTGGAACTCACCGTGCGTTCGGCCAACTGCCTCAAAGCCGAAAATATTTACTACATCGGCGATTTGATCCAGCGCACCGAAAACGAACTGCTGAAGACCCCGAATCTGGGCCGCAAGTCCTTGAACGAAATCAAGGAAGTGTTGGCTTCGCGCGGTCTGACGCTGGGCATGAAGCTGGAAAACTGGCCGCCCGCAGGTCTGGAAAAATAA
- the infA gene encoding translation initiation factor IF-1, translating into MAKDDVIQMQGEILENLPNATFRVKLENGHVVLGHISGKMRMNYIRILPGDKVTVELTPYDLSRARIVFRSK; encoded by the coding sequence ATGGCAAAAGACGACGTTATTCAAATGCAGGGGGAGATTCTGGAGAATCTCCCGAATGCAACATTCCGGGTTAAGTTGGAAAACGGACATGTTGTGCTCGGCCATATCTCCGGCAAGATGCGGATGAACTATATCCGCATCCTGCCTGGCGACAAGGTTACGGTGGAACTGACACCATACGACCTCTCAAGGGCGCGTATTGTGTTCCGTAGCAAGTAA
- the rpsM gene encoding 30S ribosomal protein S13 produces MARIAGVNIPNHQHTVIGLTAIYGIGRPRAEDICAATGVPTTKKIKDLTDSDLEKLRDEIAKFTVEGDLRRELSMSIKRLMDLGCYRGLRHRKGLPVRGQRTRTNARTRKGPRKAAQALKK; encoded by the coding sequence ATGGCACGTATTGCAGGGGTCAATATCCCCAATCATCAGCACACCGTCATTGGCTTGACCGCTATTTACGGTATTGGCCGTCCGCGCGCGGAAGACATCTGCGCCGCGACTGGTGTTCCGACCACCAAGAAGATCAAAGATCTGACCGACAGCGATCTGGAAAAGCTGCGTGATGAAATCGCCAAGTTCACCGTGGAAGGCGATCTGCGCCGTGAACTGTCGATGAGCATCAAGCGCTTGATGGATCTGGGCTGCTATCGCGGCTTGCGTCATCGCAAAGGTTTGCCAGTGCGCGGTCAACGCACCCGCACCAACGCACGCACCCGTAAAGGTCCGCGCAAGGCTGCTCAAGCGCTGAAGAAATAA
- the secY gene encoding preprotein translocase subunit SecY — protein sequence MATNPQLAKSAASGFPWGRLWFLLGALVVYRIGTHIPVPGINTDVMASLLQQNQGGFLGMFNMFSGGALSRASVFTLGIMPYISASIIMQLMSIVSPQLEALKKEGETGRRKITQYTRYGTLLLALIQGMGAAFSLEAQTGLVLDPGMGFRLTTMISLVTGTMFLMWLGEQITERGLGNGISILIFAGIAAGMPGAIAQLGSSAANNAMDKGVVLLIAVIAVLVTFLVVVVERGQRKILVNYAKRQVGNKVYQGQSSHVPLKLNMAGVIPPIFASTILLFPATISSWMTSQNAESSAAVRFFKDFAASIGPGEPIHALLYAAAIIFFCFFYTALVFNSKEVADNLKKSGALVPGIRPGEQTARYIDKILMRLTLAGSIYITLVCLLPEFLVAKWNVSFQLGGTSLLIVVVVTMDFMAQVNNYVMSQQYESLLRKANFKGGIPTR from the coding sequence TTGGCGACCAACCCGCAGCTTGCAAAAAGCGCAGCCAGCGGATTCCCCTGGGGCCGTTTATGGTTCCTGCTGGGAGCGCTGGTGGTGTACCGGATCGGGACTCACATCCCGGTTCCGGGCATCAACACCGACGTGATGGCAAGTCTTCTGCAACAGAATCAAGGCGGGTTTTTGGGCATGTTCAACATGTTCTCGGGTGGCGCGCTGTCGCGCGCCTCCGTGTTCACGCTGGGCATCATGCCTTATATCTCGGCCTCGATCATCATGCAATTGATGTCCATCGTGTCGCCGCAGCTCGAAGCCTTGAAAAAGGAAGGCGAAACTGGACGTCGCAAGATCACCCAGTACACCCGTTACGGCACCTTGTTGCTGGCCCTGATTCAGGGTATGGGTGCAGCTTTCTCGCTTGAGGCGCAAACCGGTCTGGTGCTTGATCCCGGTATGGGATTCCGCCTGACCACCATGATTTCCCTGGTGACAGGCACGATGTTCCTGATGTGGCTCGGTGAGCAAATCACAGAACGCGGTCTGGGCAATGGCATCTCGATTCTGATTTTCGCAGGTATTGCAGCCGGCATGCCGGGCGCAATTGCGCAACTCGGTTCTTCGGCAGCCAACAATGCCATGGACAAAGGCGTGGTGCTGTTGATCGCAGTGATCGCAGTGCTGGTGACTTTCCTGGTTGTGGTGGTGGAGCGTGGTCAGCGCAAGATCCTGGTGAACTATGCCAAGCGTCAAGTCGGCAACAAGGTTTATCAGGGGCAAAGCAGTCATGTGCCGTTGAAGTTGAATATGGCCGGTGTGATTCCGCCGATTTTTGCTTCAACCATTTTGCTGTTCCCTGCCACGATTTCGAGCTGGATGACCAGCCAGAATGCCGAATCCAGCGCCGCAGTCCGTTTCTTCAAGGACTTTGCAGCGTCAATCGGCCCGGGTGAACCGATTCATGCCTTGTTGTATGCTGCAGCAATCATTTTCTTCTGTTTCTTCTATACCGCACTGGTATTTAACAGCAAGGAAGTGGCTGACAATCTGAAGAAGAGCGGCGCCTTGGTGCCAGGGATCCGTCCCGGCGAGCAGACTGCGCGTTATATCGACAAGATTTTGATGCGTTTGACGTTGGCTGGTTCGATCTACATTACGCTGGTCTGTTTGTTGCCGGAGTTTCTGGTGGCCAAGTGGAATGTATCGTTTCAGTTAGGTGGGACTTCGCTGCTGATTGTGGTGGTGGTGACAATGGACTTTATGGCCCAGGTCAACAACTATGTCATGTCACAGCAATATGAGTCCTTGCTTCGTAAGGCTAATTTCAAGGGCGGCATTCCAACGCGTTAA
- the rpsK gene encoding 30S ribosomal protein S11: MAKAQSSAAAARVRKKVKKNVAEGIAHVHASFNNTIVTITDRQGNALSWATSGGAGFKGSRKSTPFAAQVAAEAAGKVAQECGVKNLEVRIKGPGPGRESAVRALNSLGIKITQIQDVTPVPHNGCRPPKRRRI, from the coding sequence ATGGCAAAAGCCCAAAGCAGCGCAGCAGCAGCACGTGTGCGCAAAAAAGTGAAAAAGAATGTGGCCGAAGGCATCGCGCACGTCCACGCTTCTTTCAATAACACCATCGTGACCATCACCGACCGTCAAGGCAATGCCTTGTCGTGGGCCACCTCCGGCGGCGCTGGTTTTAAAGGTTCGCGTAAATCCACTCCGTTTGCAGCCCAGGTGGCCGCAGAAGCAGCCGGCAAGGTTGCCCAGGAATGTGGCGTGAAGAACCTGGAAGTGCGTATCAAGGGCCCGGGTCCTGGTCGTGAGTCCGCTGTTCGCGCGCTGAACAGCCTGGGCATCAAGATCACCCAGATCCAGGACGTGACGCCGGTTCCGCACAACGGTTGCCGCCCGCCCAAGCGTCGTCGCATCTGA
- the rplE gene encoding 50S ribosomal protein L5, producing MARLQQFYKEKVVADLTTKFGYKSSMEVPRLLKITLNMGLSEAVADKKIIEHAVGDLTKIAGQKPVVTKARKAIAGFKIRENYPIGCMVTLRGARMYEFLDRLITVALPRVRDFRGVSGRAFDGRGNYNIGIKEQIIFPEIDYDKIDALRGMNISITTTAKTDDEAKALLAAFKFPFRN from the coding sequence ATGGCCCGTCTCCAGCAATTCTATAAAGAGAAAGTCGTCGCCGACCTGACCACCAAGTTTGGTTACAAGTCGTCGATGGAAGTGCCGCGTCTGCTGAAGATCACCCTGAACATGGGTTTGTCTGAAGCTGTGGCTGACAAGAAAATCATCGAACACGCAGTGGGCGATTTGACCAAGATCGCAGGCCAAAAGCCGGTGGTGACCAAGGCCCGTAAGGCTATTGCAGGCTTCAAGATCCGTGAAAACTATCCGATCGGCTGCATGGTGACCTTGCGTGGCGCCCGTATGTATGAATTCCTCGATCGTCTGATCACTGTGGCTCTGCCGCGCGTGCGTGACTTCCGCGGCGTGTCCGGTCGTGCTTTCGATGGCCGTGGCAACTACAACATCGGCATCAAAGAGCAGATCATCTTCCCGGAAATCGATTATGACAAGATCGACGCACTGCGCGGGATGAATATCAGCATCACGACCACCGCAAAGACCGACGACGAAGCGAAAGCTCTGCTCGCCGCATTTAAATTCCCGTTCAGGAACTGA
- the rpsD gene encoding 30S ribosomal protein S4, whose protein sequence is MARYIGPKAKLSRREGTDLFLKSSRRSLESKCKLDIKPGQHGVKSGARTSDYGNQLREKQKVKRIYGILERQFRRYFAEAERRKGNTGETLLKLLESRLDNVAYRMGFGSTRAESRQLVSHKAFTVNGQVVNIASYQVKPGDVIAVREKAKKQARILEALSLAEQSGMPSWVSVDAKKMEGTFKSMPDRSEIAHDVNESLIVELYSR, encoded by the coding sequence GTGGCACGTTATATCGGACCAAAAGCAAAACTTTCCCGCCGCGAAGGCACAGACCTGTTTCTGAAAAGTTCGCGTCGTTCCCTCGAATCCAAGTGCAAACTGGACATCAAGCCGGGTCAGCACGGTGTGAAATCGGGCGCGCGCACTTCGGATTACGGTAATCAATTACGTGAAAAGCAAAAAGTAAAGCGCATCTACGGCATTCTGGAGCGTCAATTCCGTCGCTACTTTGCCGAAGCTGAACGCCGCAAAGGCAACACCGGTGAAACCCTGTTGAAATTGCTGGAATCGCGTCTGGACAACGTGGCCTATCGTATGGGCTTCGGTTCCACCCGCGCTGAAAGCCGTCAGCTGGTCAGCCACAAAGCCTTCACCGTGAATGGCCAGGTAGTGAATATCGCCTCCTACCAAGTCAAGCCGGGCGACGTGATCGCAGTGCGCGAAAAAGCAAAGAAACAAGCCCGTATTCTGGAAGCGCTGTCTTTGGCTGAACAGTCCGGCATGCCGAGCTGGGTCAGCGTTGACGCGAAGAAGATGGAAGGCACCTTCAAGTCCATGCCGGACCGCAGCGAAATCGCCCACGACGTGAACGAATCGCTGATCGTTGAATTGTATTCGCGTTAA